A single window of Candidatus Flexicrinis affinis DNA harbors:
- a CDS encoding carbohydrate ABC transporter permease encodes MNKTMSRVVWYIILVVIVVLALGPVVWMVATSLKPESEIITTEIRWLPQNGTFEHFGAIFEAHPMTQWLFNSLFTATAATILVLVLDSLAGYAFARLRFRGRGILFLIVLSMLFVPIQITIIPLFILFSRLGLTDTYWALILPVGANVTGVFLMRQFFLSIPAELEEAARVDGASTLRILISIVLPLARPALTAVAIITFLSTWNSFLWPLIVTRSDSVRTLPVGIAQFLSLRPGLVQGQMSIGQSMAGAVVAALPPIVVFVVLQRYFIEGISRTGLKG; translated from the coding sequence ATGAACAAGACCATGTCGCGTGTTGTGTGGTACATCATTCTCGTCGTCATCGTCGTGCTGGCGCTGGGTCCGGTCGTGTGGATGGTCGCCACATCGCTGAAGCCTGAGAGCGAGATCATCACGACCGAGATTCGCTGGCTGCCGCAAAACGGGACGTTCGAACACTTCGGCGCGATCTTCGAAGCGCATCCCATGACACAGTGGCTGTTTAACAGCCTGTTTACCGCCACCGCGGCGACGATCCTCGTGCTGGTGCTCGACTCGCTGGCGGGTTATGCCTTTGCGCGCCTGCGTTTCCGCGGACGTGGGATCCTCTTCCTGATCGTGTTGTCGATGCTGTTCGTCCCGATTCAAATCACGATCATTCCACTGTTCATCCTGTTTTCGAGGCTTGGCCTGACCGATACCTACTGGGCGCTGATCCTACCCGTGGGCGCGAACGTGACCGGCGTGTTCCTGATGCGCCAGTTCTTCCTGAGCATTCCGGCCGAGCTCGAAGAAGCGGCGCGCGTCGATGGCGCATCGACACTCCGCATTCTGATTTCCATCGTGCTTCCGCTGGCCCGCCCGGCGCTGACTGCTGTCGCCATCATTACGTTCCTATCGACATGGAACAGCTTCCTGTGGCCATTGATCGTCACCCGCAGCGACAGCGTGCGGACGCTGCCGGTCGGCATCGCGCAGTTCCTCAGCTTGCGGCCCGGTCTGGTGCAGGGGCAAATGAGCATCGGCCAGTCGATGGCTGGCGCGGTCGTCGCGGCCCTGCCGCCGATCGTGGTGTTCGTCGTCCTGCAGCGCTACTTCATCGAAGGCATTTCGCGCACCGGCCTGAAGGGATAG
- a CDS encoding dihydrodipicolinate synthase family protein — MKRLKVQGVIVPLLTPIAGDTIDQDGFARLIEFVIERGVSGLFPLGTTGEGPLFTAEERKRGAEWVVRHTAGRVPVIIHTGMITTTETIDVTRHARDVGADAAAVVPPYFYTLTEEALFDHFAAVAKAAPDFPIYLYNNPGVTPNALSTKLVVQLAESFENIIGLKDSGGGLATLFRSRELHGGAFNTASGPDGLILAAQAIGVDACVSGNANVAPELVVGIVNAAKAGDYDRARTLQARLDQVRAILADGADLSLYKAMCAKRGVPIGDVRAPLRKATAERIDACWEQFNDILSLPI; from the coding sequence ATGAAACGTCTCAAGGTTCAGGGTGTCATCGTCCCACTGCTCACCCCTATCGCAGGTGACACGATCGATCAGGACGGATTCGCGCGGCTCATCGAGTTTGTCATCGAGCGCGGCGTTTCAGGGTTGTTCCCGCTTGGGACGACCGGCGAAGGCCCACTATTCACAGCGGAAGAACGCAAGCGGGGCGCCGAATGGGTCGTGAGGCACACCGCCGGGCGGGTGCCCGTGATTATCCACACCGGCATGATCACGACCACCGAGACCATCGACGTCACCCGTCACGCGCGCGATGTCGGCGCAGACGCCGCCGCCGTCGTACCGCCGTACTTCTACACGCTGACCGAAGAAGCGCTCTTCGACCACTTCGCGGCGGTGGCCAAAGCGGCGCCGGACTTTCCGATCTACCTCTATAACAACCCCGGCGTGACACCGAACGCGCTGTCGACCAAGTTGGTCGTTCAGCTTGCCGAATCGTTCGAGAACATCATCGGCCTCAAGGACAGCGGCGGCGGCTTGGCCACGCTCTTCAGAAGCCGCGAACTGCACGGCGGTGCGTTCAACACCGCGAGCGGCCCCGACGGGTTGATCCTCGCTGCACAGGCAATCGGCGTCGACGCCTGTGTCTCCGGCAATGCCAACGTCGCGCCCGAATTGGTGGTCGGTATCGTGAATGCCGCCAAGGCCGGCGACTATGACAGGGCCCGCACACTGCAAGCACGACTGGATCAAGTGCGGGCAATTCTCGCGGACGGCGCCGACTTGTCGCTCTATAAAGCGATGTGCGCCAAACGCGGCGTCCCGATTGGAGATGTACGCGCACCGCTCCGGAAGGCCACGGCCGAGCGGATCGACGCGTGTTGGGAGCAGTTCAACGACATACTCTCGCTCCCCATCTAG
- a CDS encoding exo-alpha-sialidase encodes MLSSRLPRGADQWTRPAILLEVAGHSMGQPVLLPRENGELWLFYNVILHDHWENAVPYLVTSQDGGATWSPPRLLFDTPGLMLRSRAHVIDGRIILPAYDEKTWRSCMMLSDDNGATWRLTVPMESPQGNIHPNVVKRPDGKLLCYLRTGGQGVIWRSESADNGETWSPLTPTRFPNPNSGIDLLQLASGQYILAFNNSATHRTPLSVATTNGSNEEWHWLQVVDDEFAELSYPSLAQTDDGLVHLLYTYRRQAIHYARFDLDWLMQGALL; translated from the coding sequence GTGCTTTCTTCGCGCCTGCCGCGCGGCGCCGACCAATGGACGCGCCCGGCGATCCTCCTCGAAGTCGCGGGACATTCGATGGGTCAGCCGGTGCTGCTGCCGCGCGAGAACGGCGAGCTCTGGCTGTTTTACAACGTCATCCTGCACGACCACTGGGAAAACGCCGTCCCCTATCTCGTCACCTCTCAGGACGGCGGAGCAACGTGGAGTCCACCGCGCCTGCTGTTCGATACCCCGGGCCTGATGCTGCGAAGCCGTGCGCACGTCATCGACGGTCGGATCATTCTGCCCGCCTACGACGAAAAGACATGGCGCTCGTGCATGATGCTGAGCGACGACAACGGTGCGACATGGCGGCTTACCGTGCCGATGGAATCGCCCCAGGGCAACATACACCCCAACGTCGTCAAGCGCCCCGACGGTAAGCTCCTGTGCTATTTGCGGACAGGGGGGCAGGGCGTGATCTGGCGCTCGGAGTCGGCTGACAACGGCGAGACGTGGTCCCCGCTCACGCCGACCCGCTTCCCGAACCCCAACTCCGGAATCGACCTGCTTCAACTTGCAAGCGGCCAATACATCCTGGCGTTCAACAACAGTGCCACGCACCGTACACCGTTGAGTGTCGCCACCACGAACGGCTCTAACGAGGAGTGGCATTGGCTGCAAGTCGTGGACGACGAATTCGCCGAGCTGTCATACCCCTCATTGGCACAAACGGATGACGGCCTCGTCCATCTGCTGTACACCTACCGCCGGCAAGCTATTCACTACGCGCGGTTCGATCTGGATTGGTTGATGCAAGGAGCCCTGTTATGA
- a CDS encoding helix-turn-helix domain-containing protein, protein MRRDCFAAKALDILLLFSPAEPRLTLTVISQRLGIPKSTTHHLIKTLVNYGFIEKLDDDSYGIGRTIIGLTQSAVVNVELRDRAAPLLRQLADSCSESTYLTVRDGSHVLYIYAIESSTRLLAHGGRRPCAAPLHLRRQSDPCFSAGSRDQRHLRRQRHGP, encoded by the coding sequence GTGCGACGTGATTGCTTCGCAGCCAAAGCACTCGATATTCTTCTTCTCTTCAGCCCGGCCGAACCGCGCCTTACGCTGACGGTCATCAGCCAACGCCTGGGCATCCCGAAGAGCACCACCCATCACCTCATCAAGACGCTCGTGAACTACGGGTTCATCGAGAAGCTGGACGACGACTCGTACGGAATCGGCAGGACGATCATCGGTCTGACGCAAAGCGCGGTCGTCAATGTCGAACTGCGCGATCGGGCGGCGCCGCTGCTGCGCCAGCTTGCCGATTCGTGCAGCGAGTCGACATACCTCACCGTGCGCGACGGATCGCACGTCCTGTACATCTACGCAATCGAATCTTCAACCCGGCTCTTGGCGCACGGCGGTCGGCGACCATGCGCCGCTCCACTGCACCTCCGTCGGCAAAGCGATCCTTGCTTTTCTGCCGGAAGCCGAGACCAGCGCCATCTACGCCGACAGCGGCACGGCCCTTAA
- a CDS encoding sugar ABC transporter permease → MRITPSAAHRGDPAVALANRALTRASFTPYLFILPYIVFFVLFRLGPSLAGLGISFTNWQAVRPPQFIGFANFSAMTRDPLFSAAFSNTVFFVVVTVPSLIILSLALALFLNQSRRGRTIGRVAVFMPFVIMSTVVGVLWTWILDKDFGLMNAYLNVFGIQDVPWLVSEGTAMYGVILTTVWWTVGYNMVLFLAGLQDIPAELYEAARIDGARSWGVFRFVTLPMLAPTTFLVLMLTVINSFQVFDQTYVMTGGGPGTSTLTLVQYIYTTSFQFQKFGYGSAIALILFGLLVLVAFFQIRAHRRGIEGVE, encoded by the coding sequence ATGCGAATCACGCCTAGCGCAGCGCACCGGGGGGATCCGGCCGTCGCATTGGCAAACAGGGCGCTCACACGCGCCTCTTTTACGCCTTACCTATTCATCCTGCCTTATATCGTTTTCTTCGTGCTGTTCCGGCTTGGACCGTCTCTGGCCGGGCTGGGAATCTCGTTTACGAACTGGCAGGCCGTCCGCCCGCCGCAGTTCATCGGATTTGCCAACTTCTCGGCGATGACACGCGATCCGCTGTTTAGCGCCGCGTTCAGCAATACGGTGTTCTTCGTGGTCGTCACCGTGCCTTCGCTGATCATCCTGAGTCTGGCCCTCGCGCTGTTCTTGAATCAGTCGCGCCGGGGCCGGACGATCGGCCGTGTCGCGGTGTTTATGCCGTTCGTCATCATGTCGACCGTCGTCGGCGTGCTGTGGACGTGGATCCTCGACAAAGACTTTGGCCTGATGAACGCCTACCTCAACGTGTTCGGCATCCAGGACGTGCCGTGGCTCGTGAGCGAAGGCACGGCCATGTACGGCGTCATCCTGACGACCGTGTGGTGGACGGTCGGATACAACATGGTGCTCTTCCTCGCCGGCCTTCAGGACATCCCGGCCGAGTTGTATGAGGCGGCGCGTATCGACGGGGCGCGGTCGTGGGGCGTATTCCGGTTCGTCACGCTGCCGATGCTTGCGCCGACCACCTTCCTCGTGCTCATGCTCACAGTGATCAACTCGTTTCAGGTCTTCGACCAAACCTATGTGATGACTGGTGGCGGTCCGGGCACGTCGACGCTAACGCTCGTACAGTACATCTATACGACATCGTTCCAGTTCCAGAAATTCGGCTACGGGTCGGCTATCGCGCTGATTCTTTTCGGACTGCTGGTACTGGTCGCGTTCTTCCAAATCCGGGCGCATCGGCGCGGCATCGAGGGGGTCGAATAG
- a CDS encoding dihydrodipicolinate synthase family protein, whose translation MRGIVTVLNTPFAADDTVDLEALRRNVEIALEAGVAGFLVPAMAAEVGKLTADERLAMVRATIDAVNGRVPVIGGASAPDATSRESAARALIDAGCSGVLASLPYVDDADYERHVRALADMRPGFLMLQDWDFNGYGLPVPLIVRLFETIEAFAAIKIEVVPAGVKYSEVLAATGGELHVSGGWAVMQMIEAFDRGVHAVMPTAMHGIYTDIYRRYASGDRQSAKELFNRLLPVLAFSNQHLDISIRFFKRLLWRQGVYPTDRVRPPILPFDATHAQIADELIDLVNELTP comes from the coding sequence ATGCGCGGGATCGTCACGGTGCTCAATACGCCGTTTGCCGCAGACGATACCGTCGACCTTGAGGCGCTCCGGCGCAACGTCGAGATCGCGCTGGAGGCCGGTGTGGCGGGCTTTCTGGTGCCTGCGATGGCCGCCGAAGTTGGCAAGCTGACCGCTGACGAGCGGCTTGCGATGGTGCGTGCAACGATCGACGCTGTAAACGGACGCGTGCCGGTTATCGGGGGCGCTTCGGCCCCGGACGCGACATCTCGCGAAAGCGCGGCGCGCGCGCTTATCGACGCGGGCTGTTCCGGCGTGCTGGCCAGCCTCCCGTATGTCGACGACGCTGACTACGAACGCCACGTCCGCGCGCTTGCCGATATGCGGCCCGGGTTTCTCATGCTGCAAGATTGGGACTTCAACGGCTATGGCCTGCCGGTTCCACTCATCGTGCGGCTGTTCGAGACGATCGAAGCGTTCGCGGCCATCAAGATCGAAGTCGTTCCGGCGGGGGTCAAGTACTCGGAGGTCCTCGCAGCGACCGGGGGCGAGCTGCATGTCTCCGGCGGGTGGGCCGTCATGCAGATGATCGAGGCCTTCGACCGCGGCGTGCATGCTGTGATGCCGACCGCTATGCACGGCATCTACACCGACATCTATCGCCGTTACGCATCCGGCGACCGGCAGAGCGCGAAGGAGCTGTTCAATCGCCTGCTGCCAGTGTTGGCGTTCTCGAACCAGCACCTCGACATCTCGATCCGCTTCTTCAAACGTCTGCTGTGGCGGCAGGGCGTGTACCCGACGGATCGCGTCAGGCCGCCGATACTGCCGTTCGATGCGACCCACGCACAGATTGCCGACGAACTCATCGATCTTGTGAACGAGCTGACACCATGA
- a CDS encoding Rieske 2Fe-2S domain-containing protein: protein MGCTVEDTADGLTCPCHGSRFDADGTVTRGPAVSTLKPLGIEIGEDGLVTILLDG, encoded by the coding sequence CTGGGCTGTACGGTCGAGGATACCGCCGACGGTTTGACCTGCCCCTGCCACGGATCGCGCTTTGATGCCGACGGTACCGTAACGCGCGGACCAGCGGTTAGCACGTTGAAGCCGCTGGGCATCGAGATTGGCGAGGACGGACTAGTGACCATCCTGCTGGACGGGTAG
- a CDS encoding ABC transporter substrate-binding protein, translating to MRKLTVSLLLIVLLALFGVAAAQDDVVTLEFWGGWTGPDGAIMQQLVDQYNAENPGVQVNLTVQQWSPLFDAFIAAASAGTSPDIMAMHPQETAMFINLGLIEPVEEIVAASAVYQEDAYVQKAWDLQFYEGTMYALPFDLGVHGLYYNVDMFEEAGIEAAPTNAEEFLEAARLLTVDANGLHPGDEGFDPANIVRYAINMHTNHHAFYQWYALYSQLGGQLFSEDGMSCAMDLDKAAQAWQWLQDLVYVHYAAPQGQTDYARDFITGRTAMLVDGPWQIPAMITAEADGLNWATAACPTIFDQPAVWGSGHDFTFPTYADPEKRDEAIAFIEWLGANSFDWLASGQLPIRNDIIESEEFAELKGRQSFVDMLPNQVLLPNIPKFSEIFASNAPTPMMVMGQRIILENADVATEVGNACNLITAILSVP from the coding sequence ATGCGTAAACTCACCGTATCGCTCCTTCTGATTGTTCTACTCGCCCTGTTCGGTGTCGCCGCGGCGCAAGACGACGTGGTGACGTTGGAATTCTGGGGCGGTTGGACAGGCCCGGACGGCGCGATCATGCAGCAGTTGGTCGACCAATACAACGCGGAGAATCCCGGCGTACAGGTCAACCTGACCGTGCAGCAGTGGTCGCCGCTGTTCGACGCGTTCATCGCCGCGGCCAGCGCCGGCACCTCGCCTGACATCATGGCGATGCACCCGCAGGAAACCGCCATGTTCATCAACCTCGGCCTGATCGAGCCGGTCGAGGAGATCGTCGCGGCGTCCGCAGTGTATCAGGAAGACGCGTATGTGCAGAAGGCGTGGGACCTGCAGTTCTACGAGGGCACGATGTACGCGCTCCCGTTTGACCTCGGTGTCCACGGTCTGTACTACAACGTCGATATGTTCGAAGAAGCGGGCATCGAAGCCGCGCCGACCAACGCCGAAGAGTTCCTCGAAGCGGCGCGTCTGCTGACGGTCGATGCCAACGGCCTGCACCCGGGTGACGAGGGCTTCGACCCCGCCAACATCGTGCGCTACGCCATCAACATGCACACCAATCACCACGCGTTCTATCAGTGGTACGCGCTGTACAGCCAGCTCGGCGGCCAGCTCTTCAGCGAGGACGGCATGTCCTGCGCGATGGACCTCGATAAGGCTGCTCAGGCATGGCAGTGGCTGCAAGATCTGGTGTACGTGCACTATGCGGCACCGCAGGGCCAGACCGACTACGCCCGCGACTTCATCACCGGCCGCACGGCCATGCTGGTCGACGGCCCGTGGCAGATCCCGGCGATGATCACGGCAGAAGCCGACGGCCTGAACTGGGCTACCGCCGCCTGCCCGACCATCTTCGATCAGCCCGCGGTGTGGGGCAGCGGTCACGACTTTACGTTCCCGACCTACGCCGACCCCGAGAAGCGCGACGAAGCGATCGCGTTCATCGAGTGGCTGGGTGCCAACTCGTTCGATTGGCTGGCCTCCGGTCAGCTGCCGATCCGCAACGACATCATCGAGTCTGAAGAGTTCGCCGAACTCAAGGGCCGCCAGTCGTTCGTGGACATGCTGCCGAACCAAGTCCTGCTGCCGAACATCCCCAAGTTCTCCGAGATCTTTGCGTCCAACGCCCCGACCCCGATGATGGTCATGGGCCAGCGCATCATCCTCGAGAACGCCGATGTCGCAACCGAGGTCGGGAACGCCTGCAACCTCATCACGGCGATCCTCTCGGTACCGTAA
- a CDS encoding rhodanese-like domain-containing protein — MRVADLATELAAENDLVLVDVRSADDYTEGTITGAINIRIEELAQHLDLLPDQSANIVVFCASGHRSAIAMVGQICSATPTSAA, encoded by the coding sequence GTGCGTGTCGCCGATCTGGCGACCGAGCTCGCAGCCGAGAACGACCTCGTACTGGTCGATGTGCGCTCCGCTGACGATTACACCGAAGGCACGATCACCGGTGCGATCAACATTCGGATTGAGGAGCTCGCGCAGCATCTCGACTTGCTGCCCGATCAAAGCGCGAACATCGTCGTCTTCTGCGCCAGCGGGCATCGGTCGGCGATCGCTATGGTCGGCCAGATCTGCTCGGCTACACCAACGTCCGCAGCATGA